Proteins encoded by one window of Companilactobacillus ginsenosidimutans:
- a CDS encoding VIT1/CCC1 transporter family protein, whose amino-acid sequence MKTFSTSEDQSLSQRLIQKFHLSEQLNIIRAGVLGANDGIVSVAGIVIGVAGAQQSTAALFIAGISGMFAGALSMGGGEYVSVSTQRDTQKTMTRMQDESIQRNYEGELNGLAHHYESEGLTPALAKKVAVQLMENDALNVTLKSKCNIELQHYFNPWHAAISSFLSFILGSLLPLLSITFIPYPYKVPGTIAAVICALTFTGYASATLGNSDRIKGVLRNLLVGIGTMTVTYLIGGSLG is encoded by the coding sequence ATGAAAACTTTTTCTACTTCTGAAGATCAGTCACTGTCTCAGCGACTAATCCAGAAATTTCATTTATCAGAACAACTAAACATCATCCGTGCTGGGGTTTTAGGTGCAAATGATGGAATCGTTTCTGTCGCTGGTATCGTAATCGGTGTGGCTGGAGCCCAACAAAGTACAGCGGCATTATTTATCGCCGGAATTTCGGGAATGTTCGCCGGTGCCCTTTCAATGGGTGGTGGCGAATATGTTTCAGTCAGCACACAGCGTGATACACAAAAAACTATGACACGCATGCAAGATGAGTCCATCCAACGAAATTACGAGGGTGAATTGAACGGATTAGCTCATCACTACGAATCTGAAGGCTTAACACCAGCGCTTGCCAAAAAAGTCGCTGTTCAATTAATGGAAAACGATGCACTGAATGTCACATTGAAGTCAAAATGTAATATCGAGTTACAGCACTACTTCAATCCCTGGCACGCAGCTATTTCATCATTCTTATCATTTATTTTAGGATCATTACTGCCATTATTATCAATTACATTCATTCCATATCCATACAAAGTTCCCGGAACAATCGCCGCTGTAATATGCGCACTAACTTTTACGGGTTATGCCAGTGCAACACTTGGAAATTCTGACCGAATAAAAGGTGTCCTGCG